In Myxococcota bacterium, one genomic interval encodes:
- a CDS encoding FAD:protein FMN transferase, whose product MRRGARAAALAACLACARPEPLPDARVVCPAMVSDGQYRMGTVLEISLCAPDRATGEALLRESFASVAALEHASSTFDAASEVSALNRAAGRGPQRVSPALARLTADSLALTPATRGTFDVTVGPLIALWKAAAEAGRLPGAAELAAARARVGAERVAVDA is encoded by the coding sequence TGCGCCCGGCCCGAGCCCCTGCCCGATGCGCGCGTGGTGTGTCCCGCCATGGTCTCCGACGGCCAGTACCGCATGGGCACGGTGCTCGAGATCAGCCTGTGCGCGCCGGACCGCGCCACGGGCGAGGCGCTGCTGCGCGAGAGCTTCGCCTCGGTGGCCGCGCTCGAGCACGCGAGCTCGACCTTCGACGCCGCGAGCGAGGTCTCGGCGCTGAACCGCGCCGCCGGCCGCGGTCCGCAGCGCGTGTCGCCGGCGCTCGCGCGACTCACTGCCGACTCGCTGGCCTTGACGCCCGCAACGCGCGGCACGTTCGACGTGACGGTCGGGCCGCTGATCGCGCTGTGGAAGGCGGCGGCCGAGGCGGGCCGGCTGCCCGGCGCGGCCGAGCTCGCGGCGGCGCGCGCGCGGGTGGGCGCGGAGCGCGTGGCGGTCGATGCC